A stretch of the Marasmius oreades isolate 03SP1 chromosome 8, whole genome shotgun sequence genome encodes the following:
- the NUO49 gene encoding NADH:ubiquinone oxidoreductase 49kD subunit produces MASMLLRSATRSSKLSRCLFRSLSTSTTRYASASEPADSAQTRGAKNVFEYHTVEDLHGLTTTEILAETGTRHDTKMRHFTVNFGPQHPAAHGVLRLILELNGEEILRADPHVGLLHRGTEKLIEYKTYLQALPYFDRLDYVSMMTNELCYSRAVEKLLNIEVPDRAKWIRTLFGEITRILNHLMAVLTHAMDVGALTPFLWGFEEREKLMEFYERVSGARLHAAYVRPGGVAFDLPHGLLDDIFNWATQFGSRVDEIEEVVTGNRIWKERTVGVGVVSKDDALNYSFSGVMLRGSGIKWDLRKVAPYDMYDQVEFDVPVGQFGDCYDRYMCRVQEMRESLRIISQCLNKITPGAIKVDDHKLVPPPRASMKESMESLIHHFKIFSEGYSVPPGETYSAIEAPKGEMGVYLVSDGTNRPYRCSIRAPGFAHLAAADFMMRNHMIADVVAIIGTMDLVFGEVDR; encoded by the exons ATGGCCTCAATGCTGCTGCGCTCAGCAACCCGCTCTTCGAAACTCTCTAGATGTCTATTTCGCTCTCTCTCTACGTCGACCACTCGCTATGCCTCAGCATCTGAACCAGCCGATTCCGCTCAAACCCGAGGCGCCAAAAACGTCTTCGAGTACCACACCGTCGAAGACCTTCATGGCTTGACAACAACTGAAATCCTTGCAGAAACCGGTACACGGCACGACACGAAGATGCGTCATTTCACGGTCAATTTCGGTCCTCAACATCCGGCTGCACATGGAGTGCTTCGTCTCATCCTCGAATTGAACGGAGAGGAAATTCTTCGCGCTGATCCTCATGTTGGCCTCTTACATAGAGGCACAGAGAAGCTGATAGAATACAAGACTTATCTGCAAGCTTTACCCTACTTTGACCGTTTGGATTATGTCTCCATGA TGACAAATGAATTATGCTACAGTCGTGCCGTCGAAAAGCTGCTCAATATCGAAGTCCCCGACCGCGCGAAATGGATTCGAACCCTCTTCGGTGAAATAACCCGTATCCTCAACC ACCTCATGGCTGTTCTGACTCATGCCATGGACGTTGGTGCTCTTACACCTTTCCTTTGGGGTTTCGAAGAACGTGAAAAACTCATGGAGTTCTACGAACGCGTCTCTGGTGCCCGCCTGCATGCCGCCTACGTTCGTCCCGGTGGTGTCGCGTTCGATCTCCCTCATGGGCTGCTGGATGACATCTTCAATTGGGCAACCCAATTCGGCTCACGTGTCGACGAAATTGAGGAGGTTGTAACTGGGAACAGAATATGGAAAGAACGAACAGTCGGTGTAGGGGTCGTAAGCAAGGACGACGCTCTGAATTACAGCTTTAGCGGCGTCATGTTGAGAGGGAGCGGGATCAAATGGGATTTAAGGAAGGTGGCGCCTTATGATATGTACGACCAG GTCGAATTTGACGTCCCCGTCGGTCAATTTGGGGACTGTTATGACCGGTATATGTGTCGTGTGCAAGAGATGCGAGAATCGTTAAGAATCATTTCTCAA TGTCTGAACAAAATCACTCCTGGCGCCATCAAGGTTGACGACCATAAACTTGTCCCGCCCCCTCGTGCCTCAATGAAAGAATCCATGGAGTCGCTTATACACCATTTCAAAATCTTCAGTGAAGGGTACTCGGTTCCACCTG GTGAAACCTACTCTGCAATCGAAGCGCCGAAAGGAGAGATGGGTGTTTACCTCGTTTCCGATGGCACAAACCGCCCTTACCGCTGTTCTATCCGTGCTCCTGGGTTCGCTCACTTGGCTGCTGCTGATTTCATGATGAGAAAT CACATGATTGCGGATGTAGTGGCTATTATTGGTACTATG GATCTCGTGTTTGG GGAAGTCGACCGGTAG